The Geotoga petraea DNA window ACCAAAATCGGAACGTTTATTTCACCAGGCAACTTAGGGATAACCTTATCTAAAGATCTTGGGCCCCCAGTTGAACTGGCAACTAATAAAATTTTATCTCCTAACAACTTAACAGGTTTTCTTACTTTAGTCTTATCAGATTTCATTAATTTTAAAGTATCTATATTTATATCCGATGATTCGTTTATCTTTTTTATCAATTCATCTTGAACTTGTCTAAAAGTCCAAGAAGTACTTCCAGCTGGTTTTTGTATAAAATCTACTGCCCCATTTTCTAAAGATTCTATTGTAATTGAAGCTCCTTCTGAAGTCAAACTACTAACCATTAGAACTTTTGTAGGTGATTTTTTCATAATAATTTTAAGAGCTTCAAGCCCATTTAATTTAGGCATTTCAACATCTAAAGTAATCACATCAGGTTTTAAATTAGTTGCTTTTTCTATGGCTTCTAATCCATCCCTGGCCAAACCTATGACTTTCATATTTGGTTGCTTGTCTATTATGTCTTTTAATACCATTCTCATGAATGCAGAGTCATCTACGATTAATACTTTAATCATCTTTTCCACTACCTTTTCCTCCCTTTTCCCTTGAAAATAGTTTAATTGAGGCCAGGAAAATTATCGCTATAATTATACCATATCTCGAACTCAAACCGAAAATAGCGTTACCAAAAATAACTATTCCTATAACTACTGAAAAAACGGCTGCTATCAAAACCATCGCAGCCGATATATCTTTTATTATCCCTACAACAGGATTATAATCCGGATTAATAAAATCCATTATTTTTTCTATTGTAGTGTTTAACCCTTCCATTACTAAAACAATCATAGTGGCAAAACTCAACCACATTATTTCATTTCCGGGTAAATCAAGTAGAAATGCCATTATCATGACTAATAACCCAATGTTAGTTTGAATTCTAAAATTTCTTTGGGATTTATATAATT harbors:
- a CDS encoding protein-glutamate methylesterase/protein-glutamine glutaminase, whose product is MIKVLIVDDSAFMRMVLKDIIDKQPNMKVIGLARDGLEAIEKATNLKPDVITLDVEMPKLNGLEALKIIMKKSPTKVLMVSSLTSEGASITIESLENGAVDFIQKPAGSTSWTFRQVQDELIKKINESSDINIDTLKLMKSDKTKVRKPVKLLGDKILLVASSTGGPRSLDKVIPKLPGEINVPILVVQHMPAGFTKSLADRMNRISDLTVKEAEDGDVLQKNYVYVAPGNYHMGLKKINSGKIQIFLDSSEKINNVRPAADFTFDQAAEIFNSGCVGVILTGMGRDGAKGAFKIKHYGGKIIAESKETCVVYGMPKAVVEDGYADYILPNHKIAEKLIEVLEEK
- a CDS encoding diacylglycerol kinase family protein, which translates into the protein MKKFYRSFTYALKGIKELYKSQRNFRIQTNIGLLVMIMAFLLDLPGNEIMWLSFATMIVLVMEGLNTTIEKIMDFINPDYNPVVGIIKDISAAMVLIAAVFSVVIGIVIFGNAIFGLSSRYGIIIAIIFLASIKLFSREKGGKGSGKDD